The nucleotide sequence AGGTCCTTGCGAGGCTCtcagggagggatggatggggcAGGTGGTGCCGGGCTCCTGGGGGCTCCGCCAGCCTCATGGGGGACATCGTGTGGGAAAGAGGCTTTGGTCCTTGCCAGGGTGCTCCCCCGGCGTGGGTCTGTGCTTTTCCAGCCTCACCACGCTGGGACACGGCTCTGCTGTCCCCTGCACGCTGAGCAGGGAGGGTTTTGGTGGGACCACAAGCTGCTGGTGACACCGGTCGTGTCCCCGAGCTGCTGGTGGAGCCCAGCTTCCTTCTCCCCCGGCCTCCCTCTGTCCCCACCACTCTGCTTGGCCACCCGAGCCCCCTCCGGTGCCGACTCACGGCACAGCCCAGCAGGACGCAGCCGCTGCTGCCCGGCGCTGGGCTCCCCTCCAGagagaggaggctgcagcaggagccatacggagcagggctgcagagagggGGAAGCCAGATGGGAAGCCTGAAATCAGCCCGGCTGAGCCCCGGCCTCACCGGGGCCCTCGGGCTGCCCTGGCTTCGCGTGATCCGGGTGGGAGGACGCcgggggcagctctgcagggtgcTGGAGACGATGCCCAAGGGATGCCCGGTGCCCCCTCCCTGTGGGGTCGCGGGGTgctgccctcccctcctgcctgctaTGGCTTTGagcggggctgcccggggcaAGAGCAGATGGCAGCGGCAGCGGGGTGGCCGGGGGGACTGCGGTGGTGCCAGCTGACGGCCCCCACCACATCTCCGGGCTGTGTGCCCCCCGACCCCACACCGGccgcaggaggggctcaggagCTCGGCCCCGGGACACCcccacagcaggagcagggccggctcctgcctgctccctgctgatGGATGAGCCGAAAGTGCTGGGCTCAGGGCTTCTCCCGGCACTCGCGGGCTAATGGAGTCGGCTGGCAGCGTTTTATGGATCTGATAGAAAGGCCATCAGTTTGCGTGACAGTTTTACTAGGTTGGGAGGAAGCTTTACGGTCTGGCTTCCTTTCGCTTAATCTTTCTGCTTTCGTAGCCATCCGTCTCCCTcctcaacccccccccaaacctgTGCGCGCTCGGCGGAGGTGGCTCTGCCCGGGCACGGCTGCTTGGGGACACCCCGCACgcctgtccctgtgtcccctcctTAGGACGAGGAGCATTTCCCTGCGCCCtgtggctgctggagctggcccaGTGCCTCGGGAAGGGGTCCCCGGTGACTCAGCCACTGCGTGCGTCGGTGCCACGCGTGGCTCCGCTGACCCCTGGCCGCTCACCAGATGGCCGGGGCCGGCGCGTGCCCGAGCCTGCGGCCCTGCCAAGAGCCCAGGCAGCACCGGCACAGGCGGACGGGGGCTCCCCGCGGGCACCCCGCACGACCAGCTggtccctcctgctccctccttcctccgcCACCGCCcgcctggggcagggggaggcagggagggggggggctggatGGAAATATCCCCTTTGAGGCATAGCTGGATGCGGTTTTGGGCTGGGATGGGGGTACCTGGAATGCTCCGGGGGGGTGAAGAGAGGGGGTACGGGATGAGGGCCCCATTTGGGGCAGGAACCGGACCCTGCATGGGGAGAGAGGGCGCAGGGGAGCGGGCGCAGGGGACAAGGTGCCCTGCCCTGGCACCTCAGGGCCCTGCGTGGAGCCGCTGCGTCCTGGGGCAGCACGGGGACGTTTCCACGGCCTCGGATGGGGAAGGAAATGTGATGTTGGAGCACGGCGGTGACATCCCCGGGGCATGCCCGGCACAGGGGGGTTGCAGGGGCCGTTCTCACGCCCCTAACCCCCTCGTACAGGTACCTCCGCACGCTGtacctggggctgcagagccggTGGCAGGCCGAGCACCGCCGGCGCCACTTCTACTGGCGGATGATGTTTGAGAGCGCGGACATCAGCATGCTGCGCCTGCTGGAGACCTTCCTGAAGAGCGCGCCCCAGCTcgtgctgcagctcagcatcaTGGTGCAGCAGAACAGCATCGAGCCGCTGCAAGGTAGGGGCAGCCCCCCTCCGACACGGCCCCCACGGCTTAGGGAAAAGGGCTGGAGGAGGTCCGGGGTGCTGCAgaccccagccccgtgccccctgTGCCGCCCTCGACCCCGCTCTCACCGCCCCGTCCGCGCTCTGTGCCCGCAGGGCTCTCGGCCTCGGCCTCGCTCGTCTCCCTGGCGTGGATGATCGCCTCCTACCAGAAGGTGCTGCGGGACTCGCGGGAGGACAAGCTGCCCATGTCCTACAAGGGGGCCATCGTGCAGATCCTGTGGCACCTCTTCACCATCGCCGCCCGCGCCATCGCCTTCGCCCTCTTCGCCTCCGTGTTCCAGCTCTACTTCGGCATCTTCATCGTCACCCACTGGTGCATCATGACCTTCTGGATCATCCAGGGCGAGACGGACTTCTGCATGTCCAAGTGGGAGGAGATCATCTACAACATGGTGGTGGGCATCATCTACATCTTCTGCTGGTTCAACGTCAAGGAGGGACGGAGCCGCTACCGCATGTGCATCTACTACATCATCACGCTGTCCGAAAACGCCGCCCTCACCGCCCTCTGGTTCCTCTACTACAACCGCGAGACCACGTCCGACTTCGACGCCTTAATCCTCGTCTGCGTGGTCAGCTCCAGCTTCGCCCTCGGCATCTTCTTCATGTTCATCTACTACTGCCTCTTGCACCCCAACGGCCCCATGTTCGGCCCCCACGCCGGGGGCTGCATTTTCCGGCAGCAGCCGCCACCGGCGCCGGGGTCCCCCGCGGACGCCGTCACCAGCCCCCCGCGCTCGCTGCCGCGGACTACAGGGGGGGAGCGGGAAGGGGCTCCGGGGGACCGGGACAGCTGCGTGCCCGTCTTTCAGGTGCGCCCCTGCGCCCCTACACCGCCGGCCGCCCGCGCCCCGCGGACAGAGGGTCCCGTCATCCGCATAGACCTGCCCAGGAAGAAGTACCCGGCCTGGGACGCCCACTTCATCGACCGGCGCCTTCGGAAAACCATCCTGGCGCTGGAGTACGCCTCCCCCACCACCCCGCGCCTGCAGTACCGCACCGCCGGCGTTTCCCAGGAGCTCCTGGAGTACGAGACCACCGTGTAGGGCGGGCGCG is from Anas acuta chromosome 16, bAnaAcu1.1, whole genome shotgun sequence and encodes:
- the XKR7 gene encoding XK-related protein 7 isoform X1 — translated: MAAKSDGGGGPAVRLESPGGGGDGGGGGGGGGGGTRRAAEGVASPPSRRYRLRDGCWVLGALLVCFADGASDLWLAAHYYVRGQRWWFGLTLLFVLLPSLVVQLLSFRWFVYDFAAAAAGSTKDSAGSTKDSARGPRGCCRLCVWLLQGCIHLLQLGQVWRYLRTLYLGLQSRWQAEHRRRHFYWRMMFESADISMLRLLETFLKSAPQLVLQLSIMVQQNSIEPLQGLSASASLVSLAWMIASYQKVLRDSREDKLPMSYKGAIVQILWHLFTIAARAIAFALFASVFQLYFGIFIVTHWCIMTFWIIQGETDFCMSKWEEIIYNMVVGIIYIFCWFNVKEGRSRYRMCIYYIITLSENAALTALWFLYYNRETTSDFDALILVCVVSSSFALGIFFMFIYYCLLHPNGPMFGPHAGGCIFRQQPPPAPGSPADAVTSPPRSLPRTTGGEREGAPGDRDSCVPVFQVRPCAPTPPAARAPRTEGPVIRIDLPRKKYPAWDAHFIDRRLRKTILALEYASPTTPRLQYRTAGVSQELLEYETTV
- the XKR7 gene encoding XK-related protein 7 isoform X2, whose amino-acid sequence is MMFESADISMLRLLETFLKSAPQLVLQLSIMVQQNSIEPLQGLSASASLVSLAWMIASYQKVLRDSREDKLPMSYKGAIVQILWHLFTIAARAIAFALFASVFQLYFGIFIVTHWCIMTFWIIQGETDFCMSKWEEIIYNMVVGIIYIFCWFNVKEGRSRYRMCIYYIITLSENAALTALWFLYYNRETTSDFDALILVCVVSSSFALGIFFMFIYYCLLHPNGPMFGPHAGGCIFRQQPPPAPGSPADAVTSPPRSLPRTTGGEREGAPGDRDSCVPVFQVRPCAPTPPAARAPRTEGPVIRIDLPRKKYPAWDAHFIDRRLRKTILALEYASPTTPRLQYRTAGVSQELLEYETTV